A genome region from Clostridium pasteurianum includes the following:
- a CDS encoding sigma 54-interacting transcriptional regulator encodes MFKNCITVNIKNGVHTRIAAMIVHKSSKLKEQYGINLYVRKMSSKDPIAISMLALLSLKIKENELIEISCFEDSSSGERAVIELSNYITKNLDDNIKSFSNIDAIIEENTIVNENVLENIPMGIIVVDINCNITSINDYGLNILDKKISTVIGVPILDIVPTSDMPEVMKTKEKKLGKTQHINKHIVISNCCPILSKNKVIGALCVFQDISELIGLKELNERFKKILETSHDLICFVAENRKISYINPSYESYFNIKSSDVLGKDLIDVSPDGYRMKVFKSKVPIENILYHKNNIDIICTVVPIFIGKTFKGVISISKETNEIINIAQRLEKSEEELNYYKTELKRHSKLNSSFDSIIGSSSSLKDVLITADKASNSTSTVLVRGESGTGKELIAKAIHNNSPRKDKPFVRVNCAAIPENLIESELFGYEKGAFTGAIKTKPGKFAIADTGTIFLDEIGDIPKSMQPKLLRVLQEKEFESVGGLVTQKVDVRIIAATNRNLEEMLKTGEFREDLYYRLNVISILLPPLRKRKEDINLLVEHFIKTISARLHKPIIKIEENCLACFINYNWPGNIRELENIIERAINMCDSGIITLKDLPFYITNIDSKNDVIKIDDESPILKLEDYEKRILTIAMKKYKSYNKVGKVLGITHRTVSLKCKKYNIEA; translated from the coding sequence ATGTTTAAAAATTGCATCACAGTAAATATAAAAAATGGAGTCCATACCAGGATAGCTGCAATGATTGTACATAAATCATCTAAATTAAAAGAACAGTACGGGATAAATCTTTATGTAAGAAAGATGAGTTCTAAAGATCCTATCGCCATAAGTATGCTGGCTTTACTTTCACTTAAAATAAAAGAAAATGAACTAATTGAAATATCATGTTTTGAAGACAGCAGCAGCGGAGAAAGAGCCGTTATAGAACTAAGTAACTATATAACTAAAAATTTAGATGACAATATAAAATCTTTTTCAAATATAGACGCAATAATTGAAGAAAATACTATAGTAAATGAAAATGTACTTGAAAATATACCTATGGGCATAATTGTCGTAGACATAAATTGTAATATAACTTCTATAAACGATTATGGATTAAACATTCTGGATAAAAAAATAAGTACCGTAATCGGAGTTCCAATATTGGATATAGTTCCAACTTCAGACATGCCTGAAGTTATGAAGACCAAAGAAAAAAAGCTTGGGAAAACACAGCACATAAATAAGCATATAGTTATATCAAATTGTTGTCCAATACTTTCAAAAAATAAAGTAATTGGAGCCCTCTGTGTATTTCAAGATATTTCAGAGCTAATAGGCCTTAAGGAACTTAATGAGCGTTTCAAAAAAATACTAGAAACTTCACATGATCTCATATGCTTCGTGGCCGAGAACAGAAAAATTTCCTATATAAATCCAAGCTATGAAAGCTATTTTAACATTAAATCAAGTGATGTACTTGGAAAAGATCTTATAGATGTTTCACCAGATGGATACAGAATGAAGGTCTTTAAATCAAAGGTACCTATAGAAAATATACTATATCATAAAAACAATATAGATATAATATGTACTGTAGTACCAATCTTTATAGGAAAAACTTTTAAAGGTGTAATTTCAATTTCAAAGGAAACAAATGAAATTATAAATATAGCACAAAGACTTGAAAAATCAGAAGAAGAACTTAATTACTATAAGACGGAACTAAAAAGACATAGTAAACTCAATAGTTCCTTTGACAGTATAATAGGAAGTAGTAGTTCTCTTAAAGATGTTTTAATTACTGCTGATAAAGCTTCAAATTCCACTTCTACCGTTTTAGTACGAGGTGAAAGTGGTACTGGTAAAGAACTTATTGCAAAGGCAATACATAATAATAGTCCAAGAAAGGATAAGCCATTCGTAAGGGTAAATTGTGCAGCAATACCTGAAAATTTAATTGAAAGTGAACTTTTTGGATATGAAAAAGGTGCTTTTACAGGCGCTATTAAAACTAAACCAGGAAAATTTGCAATAGCAGATACAGGAACAATATTTCTTGATGAAATTGGAGATATTCCAAAATCAATGCAGCCTAAGCTTTTAAGAGTTCTTCAAGAAAAAGAATTTGAAAGTGTGGGAGGCCTTGTAACACAGAAAGTTGATGTTAGAATTATTGCTGCAACAAATAGAAATCTTGAGGAAATGCTTAAAACAGGTGAATTTAGAGAAGACTTGTATTATAGGCTTAACGTAATTTCTATACTGCTTCCTCCTCTCAGAAAAAGAAAGGAAGACATAAATTTACTTGTTGAACACTTTATAAAAACAATAAGTGCACGACTTCATAAACCAATAATAAAAATTGAAGAAAACTGTCTAGCGTGCTTTATTAATTATAATTGGCCAGGCAATATAAGAGAACTTGAAAATATTATTGAAAGAGCTATAAATATGTGTGACAGCGGCATAATAACTTTAAAAGATTTACCTTTTTATATAACAAATATCGATTCCAAAAATGATGTCATAAAAATTGACGATGAAAGTCCAATTTTGAAATTAGAGGATTATGAGAAAAGAATTCTAACTATAGCGATGAAAAAATATAAAAGCTATAACAAAGTTGGAAAAGTCTTAGGCATAACTCATAGAACTGTATCCTTGAAATGTAAAAAATATAATATAGAAGCTTAA
- a CDS encoding inorganic phosphate transporter: MLSSALIMTIVIVVLAVVFDFINGFHDSANAIATSVSTRVLSMKSAVIMSACMNFLGAFISDKVAKTVGDGIVDPFKISPSVILFALIAAIIWNLITWYIGIPSSSSHALIGGLIGSAVVYKASFGVVNWISFLDKIVLWLILSPIIGFIAGYLFMIAIEWIFRRSKPAFVTKFFSKAQIGSAMLMALNHGGNDAQKSMGVITMALLSSGMLTTFSVPTWVKAMCALAMALGTSFGGYKIIKTMGMNMAKLAPVNGFAAETGAAAVIFSATMFHAPVSTTQIISTSIMGVAASKRISSVRWILAKDILMAWLLTMPVCAAIAAILTLLIR, translated from the coding sequence ATGCTTAGTTCAGCTTTAATAATGACAATAGTTATTGTAGTGTTAGCTGTAGTATTTGATTTTATTAATGGATTCCACGATAGCGCTAATGCCATAGCAACGTCAGTTTCTACAAGAGTTCTAAGTATGAAATCAGCAGTTATTATGTCAGCTTGCATGAATTTTTTAGGAGCATTTATAAGTGATAAAGTTGCGAAGACTGTGGGAGATGGTATAGTAGACCCCTTTAAAATATCCCCTAGCGTTATTTTATTTGCACTTATTGCAGCTATTATATGGAACCTCATAACTTGGTACATAGGTATTCCAAGTAGTTCTTCTCATGCCCTTATAGGTGGACTCATAGGTTCAGCGGTTGTTTATAAAGCTAGCTTTGGCGTTGTAAACTGGATTAGTTTTTTGGACAAGATAGTTTTATGGTTAATACTATCACCAATAATAGGTTTTATTGCTGGATATTTATTTATGATAGCAATTGAATGGATATTTCGTCGTTCAAAACCAGCTTTTGTCACAAAGTTTTTTTCAAAGGCACAGATTGGTTCAGCAATGCTAATGGCGTTAAATCATGGTGGAAATGATGCACAAAAATCCATGGGAGTAATAACAATGGCTCTTTTAAGTTCAGGGATGCTTACAACTTTTAGTGTTCCTACCTGGGTAAAAGCAATGTGTGCTCTTGCTATGGCTCTTGGAACATCATTTGGTGGTTATAAAATAATTAAGACTATGGGTATGAATATGGCCAAGCTTGCTCCAGTTAATGGATTTGCAGCAGAAACAGGTGCTGCAGCAGTAATATTTTCAGCTACTATGTTCCATGCACCAGTTAGTACAACTCAGATAATTTCAACATCAATAATGGGAGTTGCTGCTTCCAAAAGAATCTCATCTGTAAGATGGATCCTTGCAAAGGATATATTAATGGCATGGCTTTTAACTATGCCTGTATGTGCAGCTATTGCAGCAATACTCACACTTCTTATAAGGTAA
- the cwlD gene encoding N-acetylmuramoyl-L-alanine amidase CwlD, with product MLKGNGKRLLVKIFSVFIAVICVFSVYPQNVKAEKGKKVILIDPGHGGIDGGASLRDGTLEKDINLKISLRLKHELEKKYTVVLTRSEDKGLYTEKSKTVRKKKDEDLNNRCKMKKSSKCDVFLSIHLNMFPQSQYHGAQVWYANNDESKTLAAILQNNLREDLDKKNKRKEKVSINDYRVLRDSGDVPSVIVECGFLSNPEEAAKLKDDGYQIKLSKSIKKSLDEFFK from the coding sequence ATGTTAAAAGGAAATGGAAAGCGTCTGCTTGTAAAAATTTTCAGTGTATTTATAGCTGTGATTTGTGTATTTTCAGTATATCCTCAAAATGTAAAAGCAGAAAAGGGAAAGAAAGTAATACTTATAGATCCTGGACATGGGGGCATTGATGGAGGAGCATCATTAAGAGATGGTACTCTAGAAAAGGACATAAATCTTAAAATAAGTTTAAGATTAAAACATGAGTTAGAAAAAAAGTATACAGTTGTTTTGACAAGAAGTGAAGATAAAGGACTTTATACTGAAAAAAGTAAAACCGTAAGAAAGAAAAAAGACGAAGATTTAAATAACAGATGTAAAATGAAAAAATCTTCGAAATGTGATGTTTTTCTGAGTATACATTTAAATATGTTTCCTCAGTCTCAATATCATGGAGCACAGGTATGGTATGCAAATAATGATGAAAGTAAAACTTTAGCAGCTATATTACAGAATAATTTACGCGAAGATCTTGATAAAAAAAACAAGCGAAAAGAAAAGGTATCTATTAATGATTATAGAGTGCTTAGAGACAGTGGCGATGTACCGTCAGTTATTGTAGAATGTGGATTTCTATCCAATCCTGAAGAGGCAGCTAAGCTTAAAGATGACGGCTATCAGATTAAATTATCTAAGTCTATTAAAAAATCTTTAGATGAGTTTTTTAAGTAG
- a CDS encoding citrate lyase holo-[acyl-carrier protein] synthase, whose translation MDDKNLLQQNKSKAALEKFLIDKYKMVLLVASVNYTGINGNRYLIDKIIDRMYHVISQRFIKNIALKIIKVMEEGPVIFVVIDSDAEGVIKEIDAIKKDGLLSSYMNVKIINKDNNIVYCEDLLDR comes from the coding sequence ATGGATGATAAAAATTTGTTACAGCAAAATAAATCTAAAGCTGCTTTGGAAAAATTCCTGATAGATAAATATAAGATGGTTTTACTTGTTGCCTCAGTTAATTATACAGGCATCAATGGAAATCGTTATTTGATAGATAAGATAATAGACAGAATGTATCACGTAATTTCACAAAGATTTATAAAAAATATAGCTCTTAAAATTATAAAGGTCATGGAAGAAGGACCAGTAATATTTGTTGTTATTGACAGTGATGCTGAAGGAGTAATAAAAGAGATAGATGCTATAAAAAAAGATGGTTTACTAAGTTCTTATATGAATGTGAAAATTATAAACAAGGATAATAATATTGTTTATTGTGAAGATTTATTAGATCGTTAA
- a CDS encoding fumarate hydratase produces MREIESKLITETVKRLCIETNYYLPEDVKKKLYKAYDEEEWDIARDILSNIKENVDIACEEKVPICQDTGMACVFIEIGQDVHVTGDLIEDAVNEGVRQGYIQGYLRKSVVKDPIRRGNTKDNTPAIIHYNIIKGDKIKITVAPKGFGSENMSKIKMLKPAEGLEGVKKFILDTVEEAGPNPCPPMVVGVGIGGTFEKAAFLAKKALTRSINVHNNDKFYKELEEELLDKINMLGIGPQGFGGKTTALGINIETYPTHIAGLPVAVNISCHVTRHKSEEI; encoded by the coding sequence TTGCGAGAAATAGAGTCAAAACTTATAACAGAAACTGTAAAAAGATTATGTATTGAAACAAACTACTATTTGCCTGAAGATGTAAAAAAGAAACTATATAAGGCTTATGATGAAGAAGAATGGGATATAGCCAGGGATATACTCAGTAATATTAAAGAAAATGTCGATATAGCATGTGAGGAAAAGGTTCCAATATGTCAGGATACTGGAATGGCATGTGTTTTTATAGAAATTGGACAAGATGTTCATGTTACTGGAGATTTAATTGAAGACGCTGTAAATGAAGGAGTAAGACAAGGATATATTCAAGGCTACTTAAGAAAATCAGTAGTTAAAGATCCTATAAGAAGAGGAAATACAAAAGATAATACTCCAGCAATAATACATTATAATATAATAAAAGGTGATAAAATAAAAATAACTGTAGCTCCTAAGGGATTTGGTTCTGAAAACATGAGCAAAATTAAGATGCTTAAGCCAGCAGAGGGACTTGAAGGTGTAAAAAAATTCATATTAGATACAGTTGAAGAAGCTGGTCCAAATCCATGTCCACCAATGGTAGTTGGAGTTGGAATTGGAGGCACTTTTGAAAAAGCTGCTTTTTTAGCAAAGAAGGCACTTACTAGATCTATTAATGTACATAATAATGACAAATTTTATAAGGAACTTGAAGAAGAACTTTTAGATAAGATAAATATGCTTGGAATAGGACCTCAAGGTTTTGGTGGTAAGACTACAGCATTAGGTATAAATATAGAAACTTATCCAACGCATATAGCAGGTCTTCCTGTTGCTGTAAATATAAGTTGTCATGTTACACGTCATAAAAGTGAAGAAATATAG
- a CDS encoding Fe-S-containing hydro-lyase — protein MEKIITSPVCEEELLKLRAGDRVFISGYIYTARDAAHKRLIDLVDQGKKLPIEVKDQIIYYAGPTPAKPGKVIGSAGPTTSGRMDSFTPKLLDMGLKCMIGKGARSEEVIKSIVENKAVYFAAVGGAAALISKSIVECKVIAYEDLGSEAIRKLKVEKFPAIVVVDSNGNNLYEMGRKNYLDKFTNK, from the coding sequence ATGGAAAAAATAATAACATCTCCTGTATGTGAAGAAGAATTGTTAAAGTTAAGAGCAGGGGATAGAGTATTTATAAGTGGATATATATATACTGCAAGGGATGCTGCACATAAAAGACTAATAGATCTTGTAGATCAAGGAAAGAAACTACCTATTGAGGTAAAAGATCAAATAATATATTATGCAGGACCTACACCAGCAAAACCCGGAAAGGTAATAGGGTCAGCAGGACCAACAACCAGTGGTAGAATGGATTCTTTTACTCCTAAACTTCTTGATATGGGGCTAAAGTGCATGATAGGCAAAGGAGCAAGATCAGAAGAGGTAATAAAATCAATTGTTGAAAATAAGGCAGTATATTTTGCAGCCGTAGGGGGTGCAGCTGCACTTATTTCAAAATCTATAGTTGAATGTAAAGTAATAGCATATGAAGATTTAGGTTCCGAAGCTATAAGAAAACTTAAGGTTGAGAAGTTCCCAGCCATAGTTGTAGTTGACTCTAATGGAAATAATCTTTATGAGATGGGTAGAAAAAATTATTTAGACAAATTTACAAATAAATAA